The following nucleotide sequence is from Triticum dicoccoides isolate Atlit2015 ecotype Zavitan chromosome 7B, WEW_v2.0, whole genome shotgun sequence.
agaaacaaaataaaacaaacaggTGAAAGCGTCAGAGTCCACACAATCCCACGCCTTGTTATAACCGCAGAATGCCGGTCAGTTGGAACCGAGAAGATTTCCCACGCTTTCAGGTGTGACATTCGCCACAGTCCATCCCGCATGCACTCCACACTCCACAGAACCATATCATGAATAAGCACGGCAGAAGGGGAATGGGATGTGAATTGAATGGATCTATGTATAATTTTACACTGTATTCTGTTTTGTCAGGCTATTCTCCTGCTGGCTCCTTTAATATACAACTACCAAGAACTTACAACAGCCCTTTTTTTAGTTTTTCTCCTGCAtctctttctcctctttttttgggGGTTGCTTTTCTCTGTGGTGCTTACCTAAGAGATGATGTTAGTACACGGCGACGCGAAGCAGGCCGGGCTGAGGTTGCGTGTAATGGAGCCCTTCGTCCAGAAGGAACTGCTCGACGGCGATGGGCAGCCTCGCGGTGCGAGACCCCTTGGTGTGGTGGCCTGTTCCGACGCATACCATGACTTGCATCCTTTCGCCTGAAGCCCTCGCCATGCCCCTCAGGGAGCCGAGCTCGACCTTCAGGATATGGATTGCTTCGCTCACGTGGAGGCCGTGTAGATCAATCAGACGATCACTCCCCCGTTGCAAAGCACCAGGGTTCCTGGACAATGAAACAAAAAGTTTCAGGATGAAACAGAAGTGCTTGTAAATACGACATTCCACAGAAGCAGCGTATACATAGCTAGCTTGTAAAGGGGAGAAAGCAACCTCTGTAAATAAAtagcttctctagctttctcatgaGCTGCTTTCATTTGCGAGTTATAGGCCTGACCTTTGATGCTTAGTTCCTTGGCCAGAGCTTTGTTGCCAATTAGGTAAGCTTGTCTAGCCTGCCAAGTACATCTTTCCATCAATATTCCAACTAACAAAATTAATGAGTCAAATATGCAAGACGTAGCGACTCATGGTATCCTGGATGAAATTTATATGATACTAGTAGCTATGGGGCCAGATTTGCCCTTCCCTAGAATAAGTCGCACAAATCCATCATTTTGTATGGCTTGCAAACTTGCATATGAGTAGTGGAAAGATTATACAAAAACATGAATATTCTCTGCCCTTCTTTTTTTAAATGGTCTGCCCTTCTATTTAGGAAGGAAAGGAACAAGACAAGGTTAATGTCATTGATGATTCAAAAAAGATAAACTTTCATAGACGTGTAGCCGGAACGAAGTTAAAATGGGAGACATTTTATGATTATTCTTGACTTACTTACTTACTTACTTACGAAGCCTttgatcccaaacaagttggggtaggctagatatgaaaccctttcacgaggacttcccaggaggtcacccatcctagtactactctcgcgcaaatgggtttcatacccaaaagactggctagtttttacgttggctcgccaagcctatcacaacccttagatatgaaactctttcacaaggacttcccaggaggtcacccatcctagtactactctcgctcaaatcggtttcatacctatgggactggctagtttttacgttggctcgccaagcctatcacaaccctcctcctttacccgggcttgggaccggctatgcctagaagacataggcggagttaTGATTATTCTTGACTGCAGTTAAAAAAACATAAGCACATGACAATGATACACAACTATAATACATACAGCAAGACAGCAACAACCAATTTTAAAAATGCCAAATTCAACAAAAACCGATTAACAATGCCAAATTCAATGCGTAGGCCAAACCCTCAACAAATTCCTACTATGGTTCTGCCAATGTACTTTCTAATATTCCTTATGAACAGATATCTAAACAAGAAATGCAAATTAACGTGTACATTGGTTTAGAAGAATAGATACATGTACAACCAAGAATCTGGAGACAACAATTAAGCTGCTCACCTGCTCAAAACATGCATTTCGGACACGGGCAAAATCACGAGCTTCTTCCCTCGATTCCGAATACATGTTTGCTGTTGGGCCACGTACAAACATAAATCCATCAGCATATAATTGCATCTATCTAGAAGGAACACATGAAAATACACCAATACGCTTCAAATTATGCACACCCAACTATAATTTGCTTCCTGAGATCTATCCATGATCCACATCATTCTGGTTCAACCCATACATTCTAAAGCACAATGTACGAATCCTTACTTGCCTATTCTAAGATAAcaacaatacaatgtgaagaaataactTATAGTATTCAGATGAGTATTACCGACTGCATCGCCAGTATCAAGCCATGGAGTTGCAGCTGCACGTGCACTACTAACACTTTGATACTTGTTCCCGGAAGATGTTTTAGAACCAAAACTGTACTGCTTGGGTACAGAAACGGTAGAAACACCATTGCCGTAATCAGGACCCTTTTTGAACTTGTTGTGGCCAGAATTCTGCGATGCAAGTTTCCGAACAGCTGAAACAAAATCACCAGTACCACTAGATATGGTGGAAGAATTGCGCCCACTGAAGAAGCCAAGGATATCCATATCTCCCTTAGAGAAACCGTTTTGATCTTCTGCTGTTGGCAGGGCAGGAAAGTCGCCCGTACTAAAGTTTGGTGAGCTGGGGGTCAAATTCATTGCCTGATTGGAAGTAGGATCCACTTGCAtctgaaaaatcaaaagaaaaaataACCCTTGGAGATACTACTGAATGTTGCAATTGTAACATAACTGCTCGAAGCAATGTATATTACCAAATAAAGAGGAAAGAGATTTTAATATTGTCTTTCAAAGGATATGTTTAATACTGGTGCCTTGAGCAGAAAGAAAATTCATTAAAGTTTCAGCAATATACATCAAGAAGAGTCAGCTATATTAAGCAATGCTCTGATTGGACGTATAGAGGAGTTAGTGTGAAAATTACAGATAGAAAGAGATTACCTCTAGCTGGGTGAGAATTTCAATAGTATGATTGAAGTCACATCCATTTGCATAGTACAGCTCCCCAAGACTCTCTGCTGAAAATCCAGGAAACTGAGACGCTAAATACTCTAGGGGATCAAAAAGGCCATCTGATGCTGCAACGTACTCACTAGCAAAACTGTCAGTAAAGCCTGTGGTAGGATCATACTGAAGGTCCTGATTTTCATTAGCAAAGTGGAGGTCACCCACGTAATTTTGCTCCCAATTGCTTGAACCAACAGTTGAAAAGGTTGACTGTGAATTATCCTCGTAAAATAAATTGGTATGCCCAAGTTCCAGGTTGCTAGCTGAAGAAGACAACTCTTGGTGTTCTCTTGACAAGCGGCTAGCTTTTGTCCCATAGAAAGGAGGTGCATTCAAGGATAATCCAGCAAGGGACAGTTCTTCAGGTTCTTGTTcgattttctcgaaagaagtgaagtcTGGAATAATATCATCTGGGAGCTGCTTACGCCAGAACTGGTGTGCCTCATCGTCTGAGTTATTAGACTTGGACGACTCAGACCTATCTAGAATTTTTTTTCCAGGTGACCCCCTAAGTTCAGACTTACTTGCATCTGAAGCTGTGCTATTACCATAGGATGGTCTAATAACACATGAAGGGACAAACTCTGCTGCATTGGGATTTAATGCAGTGATTTTATTTGGCAACATTGACCTTGCATCACCATTATTTGGAACAACTTTATTCAGTGAAGTCATCTTTTAACAGAAATTACATGTACAGGAAAACTCTTCCAATAAGATTTACCCAAACCCTGAAAAGGTGGTAAACATCAAGGTTAGTATTAGTATGGTTCAGCACATTTACAAGAATTACATTTCCTATGAATAACTGAAATAGAAAAGCCATGTATCCTGTAATGGCAAGAAGCTATTTGCTAATCTGCAAAACTGTTTAGTTACTCCCATAATTTTCTGTGAGGTAgctataaataataaatttatgccAGATTACTGAGAATCGATTTTATTTTCGAGGGAAAAACAATTTCATGCTTATCAAAAACAGCACACGCAAATAAAAACTAATCCAATAAGGTCTGGCTCCAATTATTTGAGTCATATTTAGAGCAAACGAAATGTGAACTCTAATCTAGGTAAGCCATTTATTAATTTACATGACATATATGGATGAACTAATTGACAAGTTGTTAGAATTGCCAAACTAGTCGGTCCTTTAAATCGTACTGTTAGGCTTCAAAAAGTTTCTTTTTTGTTACTATCATGCAGACATGGCAACAGTATTATCAGCATTACTTGTAATAGAAGTTTCCAAATTTACAAGGCCTACTTGTAATAGAAGTTTCCAAATTTACACAAGGCCTAAAAGACGGTAGGTATCTTTCCAAAAAAGGGCGTTAGAATAGGGCGTCACCCATTTGCACACAAAATGGCGTGGCCTTTCTTGGCTCAGATATAACTGCCTGAGCTACTACTACAACCGCCAGCGTCACAAAAGCTGCATCTCCCCCATGCAGTTTCTATACGCCAAATTCACCGGCTAGGACGTTGAAATATCTAACGCTTCAGTCGTACGCATTGGCCCTTTTACGGCAATAACTTCGCCTCGCCGCTAAATCAGTAAATTCGCAAAAATAATACTAGTAAATTCGCATGAGCGGCAAACGTAACAGTAAAacaacagaaaaggaaaataagctTAGGGCTACGCCACCCCGAATCGGAATCATACACAGCTCTAGCTCTAGCAGAGGCTTGAAAATCAAATCAAATCATGCGCCCGGCCAGGCAGACGAGATTGAGCAAACAGTGCACCTGGCTGGCTCTCCAGGCCACCCGCGCGCCCGCGCTAGCTACGGACAGAGAGACGCTCGGAGAGGAGAGAGCAAGCCGACGCCGCGCCGAGATCCGGACGGGATCTACACGAGGCGAGCGTCCGCGGCAGATCTGGAGAGCTCCCGCCAACGCGAGCCGATGCCCTTCCGCCGGTCGATGAGCTGGTAGTAATATATGGCTGGCGACCGGCCCATATGGGGCGCGAAGGATAAAAAGCCTCGGCCGCCCCTCCCCGACGCGGGGCAGGGTACGGGTCGTCACCGCCCACGAGACGGAGACGGAGCCGGAGCCGGCGCGGAGACGGAGGGGATTCGGAGGTGGTGGCCGAGGCGGGGTCGGAGACGGGGTGGGTCGCCGGGATTTGTGGCGTGGTGGAGGGCGGCCGTGGGGAGGGGAGGGGANNNNNNNNNNNNNNNNNNNNNNNNNNNNNNNNNNNNNNNNNNNNNNNNNNNNNNNNNNNNNNNNNNNNNNNNNNNNNNNNNNNNNNNNNNNNNNNNNNNNNNNNNNNNNNNNNNNNNNNNNNNNNNNNNNNNNNNNNNNNNNNNNNNNNNNNNNNNNNNNNNNNNNNNNNNNNNNNNNNNNNNNNNNNNNNNNNNNNNNNNNNNNNNNNNNNNNNNNNNNNNNNNNNNNNNNNNNNNNNNNNNNNNNNNNNNNNNNNNNNNNNNNNNgggaggcggaggaggaggataggcgagggatggtggagtttgacccgACGCGGCGGGTGGTGGGGCCGGGATGGAGCTGTGGCGTGGAGGGGAAGGATGGGTGGGTGGTGGCCTTGGCCTTGGGATCGGTGGCGGGATGAGGGCAGGGCCGCGTGCGCCTGCCTGCTACCTGTCTCCGCTCCCGCGGTGCGACGCGAATATGCGGCTCGGTGATTCGACCGAGGGGGAAATATCGGCGGGGCTCCCGCCGGTGGTTCCGTGGTCTGCCTCCGCCCGTCTGCTTCACAACGTTTCGTGGTTCCTGTTTGCCATCGTCCATGAGGGCATCTtcagccgttcggcccccagggcgcctaaatagagcggcttgagggcgtgccggcgctagttcggtcCCTGGGGCGATCTAGCTCTCAGTCACGCCCCCACGCGCCGGCCCCAGAATGCGAAAAAttcaaacttggtcgttcccgctctcaaaagacgccgATCGAacggacgtagtctggcgttacaaaaaacagagcgccgccgtgcgcaacgattcactcggcggggtcggcgtGCGCGACCTCGTCGTTGCCGGAGCTGCTTCGGTGCAGGGctgcgtcggcgcggcttcggcactgctgggcggcgatgtagagacgtcgttcgggcttggcgtccgtgtgggcgtgggcgttgccgtcggcagctcgttcaggatgaggccgcgctgcaccaggtaccacgccttgagcttctagtcgttgctctggagcatgtccgccccgctcatcagaaaagccatgtcggtgttcctcttcttcgcggcgacgttcgtccggagcaggtcgagcttgatggcgttgttcttcattagcgacgaccaccgcgcctcggtcttctcttcgcgtaggacggcccgggcctgggcatcggcgaggcaatgctcgatggactcctgcactcgcgcggttgccgcgtcggcgcttttccccttctttgccaatttgtggccgtccggccgtCCCTCTGACGTGCCCGGACTCGTCGCGTctggcttgtatgtctccttggccttgtcgagggcacgtcggacttccgcccacttctcgcacttgtcaatgcgcttgtagacgtggaggtgcttgaagtcggcgtcttggttgtcgccccgatacatggcgaacatacgcagcagctgcgcGGAGGGACAAACAGTTGGTGGGCGGCGGGCGTAGGGGACGAAGATATGCGTgcgaacggcgtgcgtacctgatcctcaacgctggcgccgctctccgggcgagccgcgacctcctcgacgattccatgccatttgttgcacgccaactggatacACCCCCAATGGTccgccatcgccttggagccgtGCCGCATGTAGACGccattgaagtaggggtcgacgagcttccgctcgtcgaactcggccttgatgcggtcccagtacgtgtcCAAGCTCTGGTTcacgccggtggtcgggtcgaggcagacgactttccatgcttcggcgaggcattcctcctccttggacgtccacttgatgcgcggttcgcctgacctagccgcccgcttcttcttcttccggcgccccttcgtcggaacaggagccgactcctcctcctcctcctcgtcctcctcgggttcctgcgcgtcgtcgccgtagacgtagccgagctcggcctccatgtcgccgttgaggtccactacctcgtcctgggtggcgaacccgggagactCGGCGGCCGCagtcgatcctgtcgcgatgatgtcgtccatgtcggctcccgtgtcgtcggtgtcgccgaggtgTGAGAAGGGGAGCGGTCCGCGgtagagatggggcgtcggtgtggacgcATAGGCGGCGgg
It contains:
- the LOC119339212 gene encoding polyadenylate-binding protein-interacting protein 7-like — protein: MTSLNKVVPNNGDARSMLPNKITALNPNAAEFVPSCVIRPSYGNSTASDASKSELRGSPGKKILDRSESSKSNNSDDEAHQFWRKQLPDDIIPDFTSFEKIEQEPEELSLAGLSLNAPPFYGTKASRLSREHQELSSSASNLELGHTNLFYEDNSQSTFSTVGSSNWEQNYVGDLHFANENQDLQYDPTTGFTDSFASEYVAASDGLFDPLEYLASQFPGFSAESLGELYYANGCDFNHTIEILTQLEMQVDPTSNQAMNLTPSSPNFSTGDFPALPTAEDQNGFSKGDMDILGFFSGRNSSTISSGTGDFVSAVRKLASQNSGHNKFKKGPDYGNGVSTVSVPKQYSFGSKTSSGNKYQSVSSARAAATPWLDTGDAVANMYSESREEARDFARVRNACFEQARQAYLIGNKALAKELSIKGQAYNSQMKAAHEKAREAIYLQRNPGALQRGSDRLIDLHGLHVSEAIHILKVELGSLRGMARASGERMQVMVCVGTGHHTKGSRTARLPIAVEQFLLDEGLHYTQPQPGLLRVAVY